The genomic region TTAGCAATGTATGTGAAAATTTCTGTGTGAGCACTCAAACAACTGCAGATATTATACTTGTTGATTATGGGCTTGGAAATCTCCGGTCAGTGACGCGAGGATTAGAGCGCGCCGGAGCATCAGTGACGCTTTCGACCGATCCAGAGACTCTCGCTGATGCGGATGGCATTGTTCTTCCAGGTGTTGGGGCATTCAGCGAAGGAATGGAAAATGCAGGTCCATTTCGAAACGCACTTGCTGCTGCTGTTGACCGTGGTCAACCGGTTTTTGGCATCTGTCTCGGAATGCAAATGCTTCTGACGAGCAGTGAAGAAGCCGACCACGCTGGCGAAGGAGAAGTGAAAGGGCTTGATTTTATCTCTGGACGGAATCGTCGTTTCGATGGTAATCAGAAGGTTCCTCACATGGGATGGAACGAACTTTCGATTAGCCGCGAACACCCACTTGTTGATGATGTTGATGGGAAATATGCATATTTTGTGCACTCGTACTATGCTGACCCTGATGACTCAAATGCGGTTGTCGCAACAGCTGATTATGCGGGTGAATTTCCTGCAGTTGTTGCTGATGAGTCAGGTTCCGTCTTTGGAACACAGTTTCATCCTGAGAAATCCGGAGAAACAGGATTGCAAATTCTCAAAAACTTCGTTGAATTTTGTCGGACTGCGTGAGTCCGAGAACTTTTCTTACCTCCTCAAGTAGAAATTGCCATGCAAATAGTCACGCTCGGACCAGCAGGGACATATTCACACCGGGCTGCCCGCGCTGTTGATAATAATGTTGGATTCAAAGAATCGGTCTCTGCGATAGTCGCCGCTGTTGATACTGAAGAGTACGAACGTGGTGTCGTTCCGATTGAAAACAGTATCGAAGGGAGCGTTACTGAAACACTCGATTCAATTGCTGACAGTGACGTAGCAGTTACACAGGAGATTGTCACGCCAATTCGACATGCACTCCTTGCACAATCATCAGAGTTTGAATTAATCGCCTCACACTCACAGGCACTCGCGCAGTGTCGATCATATCTCGAAGATACCTATCCTGACGTGCGCGCTGAAGCGGTTGCAAGCACAGCTCGTGGCGTTGAGCGCGCTCGTGAGGACCCGGGTGTCGCTGGAATTGGTCATCCAGATAACGCGGGTGACATATTAACCGTTATTTCAGAGGATATCCAAGATCGGTCATCAAATGCAACACGATTCTTTGTTGTTGCTCCTGAGACTGAGCGTGTGACAGCTGGTGGACGCTCAACAGTTGTCGTCTATCCAAATGCGAACTACCCCGGACTATTATTAGAGCTACTGGAGGCATTTGCTGATCGTGATATTAATCTCTCACGTATTGAGTCCCGACCGAGTGGAAATCGACTGGGCGACTATTTGTTTCATATTGACTTTGAAGCTGGATTGTATGAATCGCGAGCTCAAGAGGCACTAAAGTCGATTGAATCAATCGCAACTGATGGATGGGTCAAGCGACTTGGGTCATATGACCGTCGACATGTTGTTGAATGATATCTTATCTGTGTAGTTCAACTGAATCTCACTAATGGCATGAGATCTCAGCGTCCACAACCCTGATTTCGACTTCATTTTTACGCTCATATGTAGAAATAAATACTTAGGATTTTCTCAGGTCAACGGTCTGTATTGAGTGTGAAGCTGAAGAAGTTCAGATAGCCCTGTAAGTGGTGTTTCGAGAAGCCTCGGAACCTTCGCAACCAGTTGAGAAGGAAGTTGTGGCGGTTCTCACAGCTGTTTGTGTAAGCATCACCTACGACGTAATCGTCGTCGTGATTAATAACGAGATGACCATCAATCTCGTCGTGCTCGTCGATTCCGTCGTAGATGCTGCACTAATCTATGCAGAGAATCGCCAGACCGTCTTCATCGCCGCATTCAATGATGTCCTCGTCTACGTTTTCAAGATCCTCACGAATAAGAAACCGAACTCGTCCGTCGGATAGTGATTTAACAAACTTCTGTGTGAACTGATTCACTAATTCGATGCGAGAGAATTATTCTGACTGATGAACGTCTAATACTGTTGGCTATAGTCACGCGAAGGATTTCGGCACCCCGGGGTGTCGGAAATCTCCACGTAGTTATAGCCAGCAGTATAATTAAGCAGCCAGCTTTTCTGTGAACTACTAGCGGACGAGTGTCACGACTGGCGGTTTGTCTGACTCGAAGGGTTCCCGTCCGTTTTTTAGCCCACGGTCACGCGGCTCATCCTGGTTGAGACCGTTCTCACCAGCCACAACGTAGATCTCGTCAGATTCGCAGACACCAGTGAGATCAAACTCTGGATCATCATCAAGAGCGTCTTAGACTTCATGCAAGAAGTCCAAGACTGTCTAACACGTTCGGTCAAGTTCTTGAACAGTTTTCTCTGTCGTGGACTCTTCCATCTCCCGAATGATGTAGAACATTTCCGGGATAGAAAGCTGATGATCCGGAAAAATTGTCTCGGTAAGATCGTTGAAAATACTATCACAGTGGTGACAGCGATAGCGTTGAACGTCTTTCCGCGTCGTTCCTTTCTTGATTGTGTCCGCACTGCGGCAGTGCGGACACGTCACCCCATCTGGCCATCGATGTTCATGGAGATATTTCAGACAATCTCCCTTGTCAGGCAGAAAGACTTTGTTGACACTTTCTCTGCTGACCATCTTGAGACCAGTTACGAACTCCGTCCAAAAAAAGTACTCATCGCTGTAGATGAGCGTTTCGAATACAGCTAATCAGCATCCGCAGCGACTGGTGTATCACGATTGAGTTTGTCTCGACGGCTTTCATTGAGTGCATCACAGACACCACCTTGTCCAGTCATATTCGTCTGTGCAAGCCTTCCTCGTCGATGGACGAGTTCAAAGTTCTCAACCGAGACCGGTTCGCCCTCAGGTGTGCGAAACAGCGTGTCATTCTCTGAGGTGATATATTCGACTGTTCGCGCCTTTCGGAGATACCGATCAAGCGGACGCGCTGGAACTGTCACTGCAAATGATTCCGATTCAAGATAGACAGCCGCAAATGCATCCTCAGAGCGGCGATCATCACCAGTGTGAATATCGATATCTGCTGGCGTTAATCCACATATCTGTGCCGGTGTGATATCAGCCTCAAGCAGTGATTCGACTGCTTCATACTGGCGTGAGAGACGCGCCTTGTCATCAAGCGTTGCGCGGACAGAGGCAACCTCTCCATCGGCGTCTGGGAATGATGCATCGAATGACCGTCGGGCGTTCACGCCCTCATTGATTTCATCTTGGTGCATATGCTCACGAAGGCGGATGACTGCCCGATTCACACCAGCGATTGATTCAATCTCATCGCGAGCGTCAACCGACATCATCCACGCAAACGCAGGCGAACACCACGCCGTTGGGAGTGTGAATGCAAGCGTGACAACCCCATACTCATCACTAATTTCGATATGATCGACATACCCGAGTTCGACGATTGATTCATCAAGCTCGGGGTCACTAACGCGGTCAAGCCGTGCCCGGACGGTATCACGTGTTGTCATTCGCGTTAGTCATCCGCTGGGGCAGCTGCGTCGTATGTGTCACCAAGACCGAATTCTTGGCTAATAGCGTCGGTACTGAGCTGTTTCTTTCGCTCTTCAATATCGATATCATACAATTCGGCGATATTCTCACCCATGAGCTTCTTTTTCGCCTCAAGATCGAACTCAACGCCGTATTCTTCGACCTGCTCATCGCTGAGTTCGGTTTCCATCACTGCCTCAATGAGCCAGTCAGGATCCCAAATACCGTAATCCGAGCCGAAAGTCAATCGATCCTCACCAAGCCAGAATAGTAATTCAGCCATGATTTCTGAGAACCGCTTTGGACGACCGAGTGCCATCGGAGCTGCAACTGCAATCCCACCATAGACGTTTGGTTCCTGGGTTGCAATCCAACAGAAGTCATCAAGCCGTGGAAGACCAACGTGCTCAACAATGAAATTCAGCTCTGGGAATGATGATGCTGCTTCATCAACATCGCCTACATCGAATGCGTCCTTGTTGAGCGGTCGGATTGTTGGACCCTTGTGTGGGTGGATATTCTTCACACCGAGGTCAGCACATTTCTCTAAGAATTCAAAGGCATCGTCGCTGTCAAGCCGCCATCCCTTAGAGTCACCTTTCCACTCCGCGGTGTAGACCTTTGCACCCATGATATCATACTCTTCTTTTTGTCGCTCAAGTTCTTTGAGCCCTTCTTCGCCATCGCGTGGGTCCCAGCGACCATTGAGCACGAACCGATCAGGATGATCCTGATAGAGTGTCTGTCCGAGATCATCGACAGTATTGAATCCTTCTTTATAGAAATCTCGGAGGTGTGTCGGCTGATAAACACCGACGTCGACATGATTATTGAATAGATCCTCTTTGACATCCTCGGGAGTGAACTTCCGATATTCCTCCATGTCGCGCTGTCGGTCATCAGGCGTGAACCCGGTGTGATAATCATGGAAGCACTGAATGAACTGCTCGCCACCTTTGTGTTTGATATTTTCCTCCGTTGCATCCCACATGTGAACGTGCCCGTCGATGACAAACACATCCTCACCCTTGTATTGGTACATGTACCCATGTCTGAGGATAGCATGCATAAATAATTAACATATTTTTTTATTTGACTCGTATTAGAAAAGAAAAAATATAATAATAGTAATGATAATTCTCAGAGAATATCGGTATACAATATCTCTTCTTATTTATGAGAGTGTGAACCTGTATTTCAGAAAACGTATACTTCTATGTCTGTTTGGCACTCAAATTTACTCACTTACTCACCCTGCAGGTGTCTATCTATCATATTTCGTGTCACCAATTCATACACTCTGATTGATCCTCTCATTTGTGGAGTACACCCCACCAATCAACACTCCCTCTAGACTGACTCATCTATCACGGTATAGAGCCGGCAAAGGATGGGCGGAGGAGTATCGATATTGCTGATGCACATATATACCCATCATTCCGTAACGGCTTTGTCATAGAGTGCAAACGCGAGTATATGGAGTGGCCACATGATCCCGACGGAGAGCAGGGCTCAGAAGGGCGTCGAAAGTATGGGCATGCTGTGATTGCAAAGAAAGTAAACGAAGACGAGGACTTCCCGCTTGATTGCGACGCATTCGTCAGCGAATACGGCGACCACCCAGTTCGTATTGATAATGAGACCGTTATTTCGGTTGCTGACGTGTTCGAACACGTTGAAGAAGCAGAGTTCGCGGACTTTATCGAATTTCATCAAGCACTTGGACGTGCGATGCGCCAGGGTGACCTTTGGTCGTATGAGGGTGCAGAGGAATTTGTTGGGACTGAAAGCGAGGCTTGAGATCGTTTGCTCTTGTAAATATGTCTTTGCCGGTCGTTACTGTGCTGATCTCACGGCTCAGAGTCATCCCGTATAGACGTAATTGATGGATACCGTCGTGTGCGATGAATAATCAAATCGATTGCTCAGCGGAATCCCAACAGAATCACCAAAGACACTTTTACTGTGTATTTCTCAGTGATCGGTTGAATTGTAATTGGTGAATCACCACAGATCGAGTCATGTGTGACATCCGTGAGCACCGACGCTTGCGATTTCGCTCATTTGTAGAAATTAGTACTTAGGACTTTCTCGAACCACCGGCCTGTATTAACTGTGAGGCTGAGGAAGTTCAGATAGCCCTGTAAGTGGTATTTTGAGACACCTCGGAAACCCTGCAAGGGAAACTGTGGTGGTTCTCACAGCTGTTCGTGTGAGCATCTCCGATCATGTAGTGGTCGTCGTGATTGATGACGAGATGATCATCAATCTCGGCGGACTCGTCAATTCCGTCGTAGATACTGTACTGATCTGTGCAGAGGATCGCTGGACCGTCTTCATCGCCGTATTCAACGATATCTTCGTCTACGTCTTCGAGATTCTCACGAACGAGGAACCGAACTCGTCAGCTTCGCAGACACCAGTGAGATCAAACTCTGGATCATCATCAAGAGCGTCTTAGACTTCATGCACGAAGTCCAAGACTATCTTGTGCGTCCGATCAATTTCGTGATAAATATCGTTGGTTGTGTGCTCCTCCATTTTGCTAATGATGTGAAACATTTCAGGGACAGAAAGCTGATGTTCCGCAAAGAGAGTCTCAGTGAGATCGTGACAGATACTATCACAGTCCTTACATTGGTAGCGTTGCGCAACCTTTCTGATTGTCTCCTTCTTGATTGTGTCCGCACTCTCGCAGTGCGAACACGTCACCCCGTTCGACCACCGGTGATCACGCAAGGTACTCCAAACAGGCCTCTTTGTCAGGCAGAAACACCTCGCTGGGGCTCTCTGCTGACCATACTATAGCGGACTGCGGACTCCAGTTATGAGAAAGTATCTATCACTACAGATGAACGTTATATTTAATTTATCTATAATTTCAACAAATAATAAATATTAATTATCGTATGTAATCGTATACAAAGGATAGGATGAAAATCACGTATAATTTTGTGTTTTTTTACATTACCGGGTGCTTCCGATGTCTCGGATGTAAAGCGCGCCGTCGAAACAGGAAATCCTACCCTCAAGAGAACCACGCCAGCAACTGAGTAGGGTGGGGTAGGTCACAGCGTCTTCTGACTTGACATCACAGAAGTCAATCTGCTCCTGCAAAGCCGAGAAGGTCAAAATTATATCCATTACCATTTGCACATGCATGTTCATAAACGACGTGCGCAGTCGCGACATCTTGAATTGCAAGACCGGTTGAATCAAACACTGAAATACCCGTCTTTTGATCTCTCCCTTGATGCTGATTGAGGACTACCTCACCAATTGAAGCGTTGATATCACTCTCATCCAATTGGTTCGCCTGCCACAGAACATTAATTTCGCCTGAGTGGGTCGTCTGTTCGTGATCATCAATAATAATCATCGCGTCAAAGAGAATTTCATCTGCAAGTTCGTGTTTACCTGGTGCGTCTGCTCCCATTGCGTTGATATGTGTGTGGTCACCAACCGCTTCTCGGGGAATGATTGGGTCTTCAACAGGCGTTACAGTCGAAAGAACGTCACACCCAGCCGCATCACTGACTGATCCTGCATGGACGTCAAATTCGGTATCAAACGCCTCGATAAATTCTGCAACACGGGTATCGTCACGATCGGCAACAACAACAGTCTCGATCGGTCGAACCTGCGAAATCGCCTCTAATTGCGTGTATGATTGAACACCCGCGCCCACAATCCCGAGCGAGGATGCATCTGGGATGGCAAGGTAATCGGTAGCAACAGCCGCAGCAGCACCAGTTCGCTGCATCGTCAGTTCTCGTCCATCAAGTATCGCAAGCGGGAATGCAGTCTCAGGATCAGAATATATCATCGTCCCAAGAACTGTCGGGAGGTCAAAATTGTCGCGATTATCTGTATGAACATTTACCCACTTGATTCCAGCTGCATCCCATGTTCCAGCATCAAGATACGCTGGCATTGAGCGGAAATCACCATTATACTGTGGTAACTCAATATAAGACTTCGCTGGCATCTGTGCGTCTCCACGCTGGAAGGCAGCGAACGCGTCCTCAATAGCAGGAACAACCTCAGCCATCGGAGCATTCTGTTTGACATCCGTGGCATTCAATAAGAGCGTCTCACGTTGCATACTGCATAATTCGCCGTTCAGGCGTATATACTGCCTGCTCATCATCGCTTTTGTTTTACTAAACCGACTCAGATCATATTGAGAACTCTCGAATATTTGTTTTATCTGTCTCAATAAAAGTGATATTAAAACATAATCTGAGTGGTTATATCAATGCGTTATCAACGTAAATAACATATTTGTAGCGCAAATACAAATTAGAGGCTCTGAGATAGTAGGTTACCTTACCCGTGGATTACATTGCACCGCCCATACCGCCCATACCACCCATACCGCCCATGCCACCGGCTCCACCTGGACCGCCTTCCTCATCATCACCGCTGGTGCTCAGCTCGTCAGCGGCGATAATATCGTCAATCTTGAGAACAAGATTTGCGGCTTCAGCGGCTGAAGCGATTGCCTGTTCTTTCGAGTGTGCTGGCTCAACAACACCGGCGTCGAATGAGTCTTCAACATCGCTACTGTATACATTGAGACCAGCGTTCGCGTCGCCGTTCTCATGAGCTTTCCGCAGATTGACGAGTGTATCGATTGAATCAAGACCTGCGTTTTCTGCGAGGACTCGGGGAACAAGTTCAAGCGCATCTGCGAATGCTTCAACAGCCAACTGCTCACGACCGCTGACAGAATCAGCGTAGTCGCGAAGGCGACGAGCGACCTCAACTTCGATTGCTCCACCACCAGCAACAACACGACCATCTGAGACAGTTGTTGAGACCACATCAATTGCATCATTGATACCGCGCTCAAGTTCGTCAACAACGTGATCAGTCGATCCACGGAGCAATAGAGTCACACCATGCGTCTCTGAGCCCAATCCTTCTACATAGAATAACTCATCTTCACCATCGCGTCGAACCGATCCATATCCAAGATCACTCTCAGTAACACTGTCAAGATCAGAGACGACGCTAGCTTCAAGAACATTCTTTAAGAAGCCGACATCTGATTTCTTTGCCCGACGGACTGCAAGGATGTCTTCTTTCGCAAGATAATGTTGTGCAAGATCATCAATGCCTTTCTGACAGAAAACAACGTCAGCACCAGCATCTGCGATTTTCTCAACCTTCTCCTTGAGTTGTTTTTCTTCTTGATCAAGGAACTGCTGCAACTGGTCTGGTGACTCAATATTCACCTGCGTATCAACATCCGTCTCTTCAACCTCAATCGGTTCGTTCAACAGCAGGATATTTGCCTCTGCGGCAGCAGTTGGCATATCATCATGAACTGGGTCTTTATCAATTGCCGCCCCGTTGAGCAACTCAGATTCGGCTGCTGCTCGTCCGGTTTGGGTCTCAATATTGAGATTTTCAAGATCAACAACGTAAGATCCATCATTGGCTTCAACAGTGATTGCCTCAACGGTCTTAACGACCAATTCAGCTAAGAGCTCTTTATCGAGTTCAGAGCTCTTTCCTGTCATTGATGTTTCAGCGACCTTCTGAAGAAGCTCTGTCTCGCCAGGTTCGACTGCCTGTGTTATTTCACCAATCTCTGATCGGGCTTCTTCGCTCGCAAGATTAAAGCCACGAATCGCGGCTGTTGGATGAATATCCTGTTCAAGAAGTTCTTCAGCGTTCTTTAGAAGCTCACCAGCAATAGCAACCGCGGTTGTTGTTCCGTCGCCAGCCTCATCTTCCTGCGTCTCGGCGACTTCAACAATCATTTCAGCCGTTGGATTATCAATATCCATTTCCTGCAGGATAGTGACGCCGTCATTCGTGATTGTGACATCACCCATTGAGTCGACGAGCATCTTATCCATTCCCTTTGGTCCGAGTGTTGACTGTACAGCCTCAGATACGGCTCGAGCCGCCTGAATATTGTATTCTTGGGCGTCTTGATCCTTGACGCGCTGTGCGTCCTCGCCCATAATGATCATCGGCTGACCCTGCTGCATTCGTTGACTCATATTCACTCGCTGATTGTTTGCGATTCTATATAAATATTTTGTTGACGTCACACAATGTCGTGTGATGTCTTATCACATAACTCGGTGGAGAGTGGGTTAATCTCTTGATTTCGACGGGGTGGATCAAACAATACACTAGTCTGTTAATTGTTAATTTCCCTGCTGGTGTGCGGTTTTATATGATATTTGGATGAATATACCGCTCGACAACACGTTTTCAAAGAAGATATTTCGCCGTGGTATCACACATCGCACAACAGTTATCAGTAACAAGGGAGTTGATATATTTGCAATGGCGCAAGGTACTGTCGACTTCTTTAACGACACAGGCGGTTACGGATTCATCTCCACCGAGGATGCAGACGAGGACGTTTTCTTCCACATGGAAGATATTGGCGGTCCAGACCTCGAAGAGGGCCAAGATCTCGAGTTTGAAATTGTGCAAGCGGATAAAGGTCCGCGTGCGAAGAACGTCGAGCGCCTGTAACCCGATATCAGAGTCGACACACACGTAGCGGACGGAGGCTGACGGTCCGGCGGGCGGCAGAGTCCACTTCGGTTGCGACAGTTCTCTGAACTACTTTCTTCAATACACATCTACGAATAGCTATGTGGCTGTTTGTCCAGTTATCGAAAGAGAACCGATACAGACGCTGGGTGCCTTCTATTTGCTGTGCAATTATTATTTTTGCTGTATCAATTATTCCACTACAAAACGGGGGTCATACAACGATGGGTATTGGATTCATTCTGCGTGTGGATATTATCTTACACGTAGTTGGATATGCAGTATTAGCATGGGCAATTGTTGGTGCGCGAAAAGTTGGTCTTACAGATTATGATGAGATACTTCTAATACTCATTTTTGTGACTGTATTTGGAGCTGGAATCGAAGGAATCCAAACAATAATCCCGACACGACAATCATCAATCACTGATATGATTGCAAACGCTGTGGGTGCTACAACCATCTTCACACCTTCCGTTTTTGATTGTGTAAGACAACGATATCAATAGGTGGCTGATGACCACAACAAGACTTTATCGACCAACACATCGAGATGCATTCGAATTACTAGGGTCTGCATTCGAGGATGAGCGACTTCTGACAATGTTCGGTCTGTGTGAAGTTCAGTATGAAGGACGAGCGAGCTCAACATTGGGTCCAGGACAGCGTCTTGTCATATACAAACCTGATGGAACTTCGCTCGTTCATACAGGCGAGAATCATGAACCGGTAAACTGGCAGCCACCCGGGTCAACGCACAATGCGAGCGTTCGTGACGGACAACTTCGTATTCGAAGCACGCGGAGCAATCCTACAGAACAACTTGATGTTATGTTTGAGCGCGTTGAGACGATCTCCGCATACGCAGTCACTGATCGAAGTGATCTTAAATTAACTGGAAGCGAAGAGGATCTTCGACAGTGGATCCTCGATCAGCCAGAGGTCATTGAACAAGGCTTTGATCCGATTGCAACTGAACGACAGACAACAGCAGGACCAATTGATATTTTTGGAACGGATAATGCCGGTCACCCTGTCGTTATTGAATTAAAACGGCGTCGAGTAGGACCATCGGCTGCAAGTCAACTTCAGCGATACGTCGAAGCAATCACAGCGGAGTTGTCGGATACCTCTACACGCGGGATACTTGTTGCCCCCTCAATCACCGATCGAACAGCCTCACTACTTGATAAATGGAATTTTGAGTACCGTTCTGTCGATATTGAATAGTATCTGTTCCCTCATTGCTTCGAAGCGTTTTTAGCCCATATAACCATTCGATAATATAAGAATATACAATGTCTGATAAGCCCGCTTCTATGTACCGGAAGCTCTCAAAGCCGTCCTATACGCGGCGTGACTATGTCACTGGGATCCCCGGTTCGAAAATCGCACAGCATAACATGGGAAACCTCCAGACAGGACCGCAAGACTATCCTGTTCAGATTAGCCTTCGGATTGAGGAGGAGTGTCAAATTCGTCATGGCTCACTCGAGTCCGCTCGGCTCTCAGCAAACCGAACAATGCTCAAGCAGGTTGGACAAGATAATTACAAAATGGTTCTCCGAAAGTTCCCGCACCAGATTCTTCGTGAAAACAAACAAGCAACTGGTGCTGGCGCAGACCGGGTCTCAGATGGGATGCGACAAGCTTTCGGAAAGCCTGTTGGGACAGCTGCCCGTATCCAACAGAATGAGCGAGTATTTACTATTTACTGTGAGGTTGACGATGCGTCTGTTGCGAAGGATGGTCTTCGCCGTGCATATAATAAGATGTCACCGCCATGTCGAATCGACGTTGAGAAAGGACAAAAACTGCTGATCTCCTGATCTGACATCATCAGTGACGGTCTTGACATTCTCCTCCGTCTAAAGGCGGGAGGAATCTCACGGCACCGCACCGCACCGCATCGCATCGCTTCGCTTGGTTGGGAGTGTCAGGTTTGGCTCTGGGTTTTGGCTTTGGTTTGGGTTTGCAGACTCCCAATACTAAGCCAGTCCACCGTTTGAATCGGTGTGTGGTCGGTCACTGGGCAATCTCTAGGGAGTATCGAACCCTAAGTACTCATATCCCCAACCGAGGTGAAGTCCCTGTGTTGGTTGTGCCACAGGAGCTTCGATCAGCGTCACCGGACTCGGAGTTACTTGTATCGGTGACGAGAGCCTGATGCTTATTGCTTGATTCCCACGTGGGGCACACCCTGTTTCCAGCGTGGGCGGACACTCACACTTGAACCGCTACCTTTCGCGCACTCGGTTACACTAGGGTTAGAGCTGATATGCCAACACTAGTATATACACCGCTGTCCAAAAGATCTGTTCGGAATCTCCCACTATAACGGCGTGGTATTGCGCCTGCTCAGCGTATGACTACATTATGCATACTCTGACCACGAATACTGATAGATTTCTTCTCTCTAATCTATAACGAATGAGAGAGGGCTGTGAACTACCCCACCCTGCTCGGTCTGACGGCCTCGATGAGGGCGAGGCTTCCTGCTTCTACGACGTTGTCAGACTGCGTCTGACAGCCCACCAGACGGAGTCTGGTGAACGCACTTTGCAGATACAGGTGTATCCACAGGGAGTGCAGTCTCCACAGGCGTTGACGAATCGCGGGGCGATTCGTTCGCACACCAGAACCAGAAATCTCCGATTTCTGGGGACGTTTCTGCGGAGTGTCCCACTCCTAGTTGCTCAACGGGGTGATTCCGTGGGACAACGCACGCTTCTTGTTGCGTTTGAACGCTATCCCTGTCCGTCAGCCTCGCACGGAGCGAGTCGTTCCGAATGGAGCGACGAGCGAATCGAAGCCGACAGGTCGGAATGCCCATCTTACTCTTTTGTCCGGCGTCCGACAATATAACTGCTTACATAGGCTGTGAGCCTGCCGACGCACAGTGTACAACCAGATGATGACGGCGCTGTATCCCCTTCCCTCCCTACTGCGCTCCTTGTCCGCTCGCGCGGACTGCGGTGCTCCTTGAGGGATGGGGCTTAGCGCCTGTATTCAGCTAACATACATACCCTGTTCGTTCATGATATTATCATTCGCTGTATGACAGAGATTAACACTTGAACAAGTATGAGCATGAGTATGAGTATGAGTATGTCATAGCAGAACAGGGCGGAAACCCACAACTTTAGCTGTGGGTGACTAACTCATACTGGAGTGACTCACGCGATGCTCACACTTGCTGTCACGACCGCTTCAACAACCTTCGATCGGATGCAGGAA from Haloquadratum walsbyi C23 harbors:
- the hisH gene encoding imidazole glycerol phosphate synthase subunit HisH, translated to MSVIIQFVYVRNNFSNVCENFCVSTQTTADIILVDYGLGNLRSVTRGLERAGASVTLSTDPETLADADGIVLPGVGAFSEGMENAGPFRNALAAAVDRGQPVFGICLGMQMLLTSSEEADHAGEGEVKGLDFISGRNRRFDGNQKVPHMGWNELSISREHPLVDDVDGKYAYFVHSYYADPDDSNAVVATADYAGEFPAVVADESGSVFGTQFHPEKSGETGLQILKNFVEFCRTA
- the pheA gene encoding prephenate dehydratase produces the protein MQIVTLGPAGTYSHRAARAVDNNVGFKESVSAIVAAVDTEEYERGVVPIENSIEGSVTETLDSIADSDVAVTQEIVTPIRHALLAQSSEFELIASHSQALAQCRSYLEDTYPDVRAEAVASTARGVERAREDPGVAGIGHPDNAGDILTVISEDIQDRSSNATRFFVVAPETERVTAGGRSTVVVYPNANYPGLLLELLEAFADRDINLSRIESRPSGNRLGDYLFHIDFEAGLYESRAQEALKSIESIATDGWVKRLGSYDRRHVVE
- a CDS encoding metal-sulfur cluster assembly factor; its protein translation is MTTRDTVRARLDRVSDPELDESIVELGYVDHIEISDEYGVVTLAFTLPTAWCSPAFAWMMSVDARDEIESIAGVNRAVIRLREHMHQDEINEGVNARRSFDASFPDADGEVASVRATLDDKARLSRQYEAVESLLEADITPAQICGLTPADIDIHTGDDRRSEDAFAAVYLESESFAVTVPARPLDRYLRKARTVEYITSENDTLFRTPEGEPVSVENFELVHRRGRLAQTNMTGQGGVCDALNESRRDKLNRDTPVAADAD
- a CDS encoding amidohydrolase family protein, with the translated sequence MYQYKGEDVFVIDGHVHMWDATEENIKHKGGEQFIQCFHDYHTGFTPDDRQRDMEEYRKFTPEDVKEDLFNNHVDVGVYQPTHLRDFYKEGFNTVDDLGQTLYQDHPDRFVLNGRWDPRDGEEGLKELERQKEEYDIMGAKVYTAEWKGDSKGWRLDSDDAFEFLEKCADLGVKNIHPHKGPTIRPLNKDAFDVGDVDEAASSFPELNFIVEHVGLPRLDDFCWIATQEPNVYGGIAVAAPMALGRPKRFSEIMAELLFWLGEDRLTFGSDYGIWDPDWLIEAVMETELSDEQVEEYGVEFDLEAKKKLMGENIAELYDIDIEERKKQLSTDAISQEFGLGDTYDAAAPADD
- a CDS encoding DUF5785 family protein gives rise to the protein MEWPHDPDGEQGSEGRRKYGHAVIAKKVNEDEDFPLDCDAFVSEYGDHPVRIDNETVISVADVFEHVEEAEFADFIEFHQALGRAMRQGDLWSYEGAEEFVGTESEA
- a CDS encoding ornithine cyclodeaminase family protein; amino-acid sequence: MQRETLLLNATDVKQNAPMAEVVPAIEDAFAAFQRGDAQMPAKSYIELPQYNGDFRSMPAYLDAGTWDAAGIKWVNVHTDNRDNFDLPTVLGTMIYSDPETAFPLAILDGRELTMQRTGAAAAVATDYLAIPDASSLGIVGAGVQSYTQLEAISQVRPIETVVVADRDDTRVAEFIEAFDTEFDVHAGSVSDAAGCDVLSTVTPVEDPIIPREAVGDHTHINAMGADAPGKHELADEILFDAMIIIDDHEQTTHSGEINVLWQANQLDESDINASIGEVVLNQHQGRDQKTGISVFDSTGLAIQDVATAHVVYEHACANGNGYNFDLLGFAGAD
- the thsB gene encoding thermosome subunit beta yields the protein MIIMGEDAQRVKDQDAQEYNIQAARAVSEAVQSTLGPKGMDKMLVDSMGDVTITNDGVTILQEMDIDNPTAEMIVEVAETQEDEAGDGTTTAVAIAGELLKNAEELLEQDIHPTAAIRGFNLASEEARSEIGEITQAVEPGETELLQKVAETSMTGKSSELDKELLAELVVKTVEAITVEANDGSYVVDLENLNIETQTGRAAAESELLNGAAIDKDPVHDDMPTAAAEANILLLNEPIEVEETDVDTQVNIESPDQLQQFLDQEEKQLKEKVEKIADAGADVVFCQKGIDDLAQHYLAKEDILAVRRAKKSDVGFLKNVLEASVVSDLDSVTESDLGYGSVRRDGEDELFYVEGLGSETHGVTLLLRGSTDHVVDELERGINDAIDVVSTTVSDGRVVAGGGAIEVEVARRLRDYADSVSGREQLAVEAFADALELVPRVLAENAGLDSIDTLVNLRKAHENGDANAGLNVYSSDVEDSFDAGVVEPAHSKEQAIASAAEAANLVLKIDDIIAADELSTSGDDEEGGPGGAGGMGGMGGMGGMGGAM
- a CDS encoding cold-shock protein, whose protein sequence is MAQGTVDFFNDTGGYGFISTEDADEDVFFHMEDIGGPDLEEGQDLEFEIVQADKGPRAKNVERL